The sequence ttgttattatataatatcataatggatattcaaataaaaatatacctatattaatatgtgtaaatatatatatatatatatatgtatacactcatatattttttttttttttttttttttttttcaagtgGAAGAAATCCAGGCTCAAGACATAGTAGAAATTAACGAACATAAAGTAAAAACtgcttataatatattaaagaaacaagataacaataaaaataaaaaacgtTATGTGATAACAGACGATACAGGATTATTTATAAGCAAATTGAATAATTTCCCAGGACCAtacatgtataaataatattaacaaaaaaaatatatatcatttgttatatatatatatatatatatatatatatatatatttttacatatgtgtaatatttatgagttacatattttttaaagtaaATGGATGCAGAAGGCTCTGGGTTCCAAAGGAATAGCTGACGTGGTTTCAAGACTAGAcgtaatttaaaaaaatcaaaaatgtaaataaagaaatatatatatatatatatatatcttttttttttttttttaaaggacAACACATGTCATGCTATTTGTACTTATTCTGTGTATGATGGTAAAGATGTACATTCTTTCAAAGGAATAACAAACgtaacataataataataaaaaaaaaaaaaaaaaaaaaaaaaaaaatgttatatgtgtaaatatatatatatatatatatttatttttatttttattattcttcgTAGGGAAAGATAGTTGAACCTAgaggaaataataaattcgGATGGTAAacatgtttttaaaaattatggcaataaataaaaataatatataaataaatataaacaaaaatataaacaaaaatataaacaaaaatatatacacaaatgTATACACAAatgtatacacatatatataatatatatattatatatatgtttgtatatttaatttttcttgtacatattaatattttttaattccttTTATTTAGGGATAATATATTCCAACCAGAAAGTCTTTCCAAAACCTTTGGAGAAATGACATTTGATGAAAAGCAAAATTTATCCCCACGATTTAAGGCCTTCGTACAATTAAaagtaagaaaaaaataaagcagatatataaatatatctatatatatatatatatatatatatatatgtatatttattttttatttttttcttacaggaatttttaatgaatgagcataaaaaa is a genomic window of Plasmodium falciparum 3D7 genome assembly, chromosome: 7 containing:
- a CDS encoding Ham1-like protein, putative; the protein is MEIYLVTGNMNKKEEFLKMMDEELNVEFVNINLEEIQAQDIVEINEHKVKTAYNILKKQDNNKNKKRYVITDDTGLFISKLNNFPGPYIKWMQKALGSKGIADVVSRLDDNTCHAICTYSVYDGKDVHSFKGITNGKIVEPRGNNKFGWDNIFQPESLSKTFGEMTFDEKQNLSPRFKAFVQLKEFLMNEHKKYNNEF